A window from Gossypium raimondii isolate GPD5lz chromosome 7, ASM2569854v1, whole genome shotgun sequence encodes these proteins:
- the LOC105803019 gene encoding nuclear transcription factor Y subunit B-3: protein MADSDDESGEQNHNGGNAHSEASGREQDRFLPIANVSRIMKKALPPNAKISKDAKETVQECVSEFISFITGEASDKCQREKRKTINGDDLLWAMMTLGFEEYVEPLKIYLLKYREMEGEKSSMGRGEKDGASGGSSGGASGGGGGGGSVGGGGVGSGGGEFNGGGGMYGGMMMGHHQGHMYSSGGFIIK from the coding sequence ATGGCGGATTCGGACGATGAGTCGGGGGAACAGAACCACAACGGCGGAAACGCCCACAGCGAAGCGTCGGGCCGTGAGCAAGACAGGTTTTTACCCATTGCGAACGTAAGCAGAATCATGAAAAAGGCGTTACCGCCTAACGCTAAGATATCCAAAGACGCTAAAGAAACGGTCCAGGAATGCGTTTCCGAGTTTATCAGTTTCATCACCGGTGAAGCTTCCGATAAGTGTCAACGTGAAAAGCGGAAGACCATTAACGGCGATGATTTGCTGTGGGCCATGATGACGCTAGGATTCGAAGAGTATGTAGAGCCCTTGAAGATTTATTTGCTCAAGTATAGGGAGATGGAAGGCGAGAAGAGCAGTATGGGAAGGGGAGAAAAAGATGGAGCTAGTGGTGGCTCTTCCGGAGGGGCAAGTGGTGGTGGCGGCGGCGGAGGGAGTGTTGGTGGAGGTGGAGTTGGTTCGGGTGGCGGTGAATTTAATGGGGGAGGAGGGATGTATGGAGGTATGATGATGGGGCATCACCAAGGGCACATGTATAGTTCTGGTGGGTTCATCATCAAATGA
- the LOC105803009 gene encoding uncharacterized protein LOC105803009: MELGHDQMGTCLFLLKNPVSWVVVLAPLITSASFFIFGSLSIFFTSTVLILSTVVFILSKRKLKLVVESVEEDIHKSVEERSPQIQPEGELNKQNSKDQEGASYDHQIHDCIAKSPDVLSENECVNDDQLSTTEDSEVDWSFRDNRDGTPDWSDDEDSLIEISLPGGQYQPNNKYGSMQQKLPEFMPESIFQQRSLMELLAELNDMNEEENLIEIDISMGSIKYSRFEIEA, encoded by the coding sequence ATGGAGTTGGGACATGATCAAATGGGTACTTGTTTGTTTCTCCTCAAAAACCCAGTGTCATGGGTTGTCGTTCTTGCCCCACTGATAACATCTGCTAGCTTTTTTATCTTTGGGTCCTTATCCATCTTCTTCACATCTACAGTGTTGATCTTGTCAACTGTTGTCTTCATATTATCTAAGAGGAAACTGAAGTTGGTGGTGGAATCAGTGGAAGAGGATATTCATAAATCTGTTGAGGAAAGGTCACCTCAAATACAGCCTGAAGGTGAACTTAATAAGCAAAACTCAAAAGATCAGGAAGGTGCTTCATATGATCATCAGATCCATGACTGCATAGCCAAATCACCAGATGTCCTGTCTGAAAACGAATGCGTTAATGATGATCAGTTGTCAACCACTGAAGACTCCGAAGTGGACTGGTCGTTCCGGGATAACAGGGATGGAACCCCAGATTGGTCGGACGACGAGGATAGTCTCATTGAAATCTCCCTTCCAGGAGGACAATACCAGCCAAACAATAAGTACGGTAGTATGCAGCAGAAATTGCCGGAATTCATGCCGGAATCTATTTTCCAGCAACGGAGTTTAATGGAGCTTTTAGCAGAGTTGAACGACATGAATGAGGAGGAAAACCTGATAGAGATTGACATATCCATGGGCTCCATCAAGTATTCAAGGTTTGAGATTGAAGCTTAA
- the LOC105764610 gene encoding uncharacterized protein LOC105764610 → MVRFAILSGSLRLSSTSFVSGSGSVSGRLVKDKKEKEEKEILETFRKVEVNIPLLDVIKQISRYAKFLKELCTSKRRLLGNERVNVGENVSAVLQKKVPPKYKDQGMFAISCEIGNVGIKKAMCDLGASINVMPYPIYKLINAGPLKKTRAIIQLADRSVVYPEGLLEDILVKVNELVSPTDFYIINMEDDNTTNSCDILLERPFLSTASTKIDVRSGTLTMEFDGKTVKFNVYEAMGHPNSLSNISSIETILYRSIDMDVLSRLDELSIIKDLLREIVKHLETQPSSTNRGNQFELLPSQTKMLPSILQPPTLELKALLDHLKYVFLGEKDTLPVIVSNKLTKDDEESLVQVLRDYKEAIGWTIADIKGLSPSTCMHRISIEDNTKPKRDA, encoded by the exons ATGGTTCGGTTCGCCATCCTTTCTGGTTCGCTGAGGTTGTCTTCTACTTCTTTTGTTTCTGGAAGTGGTTCGGTCTCAG GGAGACTCGTGAAGGATAAGAAAgagaaggaggaaaaagaaatcctcGAAACGTTCAGGAAAGTGGAGGTGAATATCCCTTTGCTCGACGTTATCAAACAAATCTCTCGCTATGCAAAATTTCTCAAAGAATTGTGTACTAGCAAGAGGAGGTTACTAGGTAACGAAAGAGTAAATGTAGGAGAAAATGTCTCCGCAGTACTGCAAAAGAAAGTTCCGCCCAAATACAAGGACCAAGGTATGTTTGCTATTTCTTGTGAGATAGGTAATGTAGGCATTAAGAAAGCCATGTGTGATTTAGGGGCTTCCATTAATGTTATGCCTTatcctatttataagttgattaacGCGGGTCCTTTGAAAAAGACAAGAGCAATAATCCAGTTGGCGGACAGGTCAGTCGTCTATCCCGAAGGGTTGCTTGAAGACATCCTTGTTAAAGTTAACGAATTAGTTTCCCCTACAGATttctacattattaatatggagGACGATAACACAACTAATTCCTGTGACATTTTACTTGAAAGACCGTTCCTAAGTACCGCAAGCACAAAAATTGACGTTCGGAGCGGAACACTGACAATGGAGTTTGACGGCAAAACcgtgaaattcaatgtctacGAAGCTATGGGTCATCCTAACTCACTATCAAATATCTCTAGCATTG AAACTATACTTTACAGAAGCATTGATATGGATGTTTTAAGTCGTCTCGATgaattatcaattataaaagATCTGTTGCGAGAAATTGTCAAACACTTAGAGACTCAACCATCATCGACGAATCGAGGTAACCAATTTGAACTATTACCTTCCCAAACTAAAATGTTGCCTTCGATTTTGCAGCCACCAACCTTGGAGCTTAAAGCATTACTGGACCACCTCAAGTACGTCTTTTTGGGAGAGAAAGACACTTTACCGGTGATAGTGTCAAACAAACTAACCAAAGACGATGAGGAAAGTCTAGTTCAAGTTCTGAGGGATTATAAGGAGGCTATTGGTTGGACAATAGCCGACATAAAAGGGCTAAGTCCATCCACCTGTATGCACAGAATTTCCATCGAAGATAACACGAAACCAAAAAGAGATGCTTAG